The sequence below is a genomic window from Leishmania major strain Friedlin complete genome, chromosome 30.
CGTGCCGACTCGTGCGTGTTCAGCGCTAGGAGTGGAATCAAGTCGCTGCCGATAGGGCAGGTGCCGTGGTCGAAAGGGATCACGTCAAACGCCTTCCCGGTCCAGACGAGATACACCCATCCGCCGGCGGACTGCTGAGAAAGCGCGGCGACCGTGAACAGTCGTTGCACCTCCTTGACAGCGTCTAAGGTCCCATTTTGGCTgtactgcagctgcagctcttcCTTGAGCCGCGCTGGCACCGCCGTGCCCCACGGACGCAGAGAACGATACCAGAAGCAGTAGTTGAAATGCTCCGACGCTGCAGCGTGGATGACAGCGTGCGATGCATCGAAGGAGGAGTTGCGGATGACAACGTTCAGGTTGTGCCCCTCCAGTTCAGATCCCAAGGTGTGTGCGTTCAGACGATCCACCGCTGCCTTGTGAAATACGTTATACTGAACATCGAATTGCTTTCTCGACATGAGCGGCGCGACCCCCTGGCCAACATCGTAGTCCATGCGAGGGAGATAAAAGAAACCCTTCGCGTCTCGCTCTGCatcggccgccgcggccgccatcTCCGTCATGCGAAAGGCGCGTGTAACACCGTACGGCGTCTCGACAGAGAGGCTCACCTGCGTCGGTGCCCCTTTGGGCACGTACTCGCAAaagcgccgcagcagagagaggcgcatgAAGCCGCTTCAGTTGATGGGCCCGTCCGTACACGTGCGTGTCCGCGGCAGGGCCGATTACAACGGAAGAAGAGCGATGAGGGTAACAGTCAGTGATGCGCAAGGCAACACATACGCATATATGGACAAGActcaggcacacacgcaga
It includes:
- a CDS encoding putative superoxide dismutase produces the protein MRLSLLRRFCEYVPKGAPTQVSLSVETPYGVTRAFRMTEMAAAAADAERDAKGFFYLPRMDYDVGQGVAPLMSRKQFDVQYNVFHKAAVDRLNAHTLGSELEGHNLNVVIRNSSFDASHAVIHAAASEHFNYCFWYRSLRPWGTAVPARLKEELQLQYSQNGTLDAVKEVQRLFTVAALSQQSAGGWVYLVWTGKAFDVIPFDHGTCPIGSDLIPLLALNTHESARCYDYPLAAEDEEGDEVERFVRNFFKTCNWRLVEHYFLQCGRA